AGTATCTTATCTTGTCCAatagatattatatttataaagtgatatttgacAAAACTCTGATCATTTGATGTCAAAACGATACTAATAAGTATTGAAAAATATAGATATGGTTAAATGTATTCAAAGTCATGAATGCTTTTGAGTATCATTTAGggtaaattaccaaaaaaaaacttatattttggtaaaaaaaaaaaattcttcaaatagAATTATTATGAATACCTAGTTAAAggttaaataaatatttcacagaTAAGCAATCTCTAAGAATAAAAATGTTAAACTATATCAAGCCCATTTAATTGATATTAAAAGGACTTAGAGAATTTAAAGTTAACATCTCTTGATTGAATATGAACATATTTTTTATGAGATAACTGAAAAATAATGTTAATTAGAATGCATGGATATTCACAAATATTTAGTTTCTCTTGTTATCGATATTTTCATATGTtgtaaaatcaaaattacaaattATAGAATAGTTTGTTCATCGGAAGCTCGTTTCTGCCACTGAGTAATTTTTACGACcaaaataaattcaagattttAAGCAATATAAAAATATTGGGGTTAAGGGATAATTGATGGTGGAATGAACagtgtttaaaggtcgttcatgaatggcagatgcaagggagaaTGATAATatcctaacaggacaatgccctagtgattgACTATATTTCTATGTGGTCAACGCTCAAGAACCAttccctccaagctaggaccaaggagggacaggcaatggctgctaatttctcagcaagtagacctataggctcctctgaaacctccatccttagctatgaaggctggtgaggttacagacactaaaacaAATAACAATCGagcttgatcgggtctcgaacACAAGTCCATCAGATTGCCTGCCAACGACGTTTCAGTCAGGCTACCAGAATACTTATTTCTGAACTTTACATGACAGTATACTTTTCTCTTCCAAGACAAACGATTTTGAGGAGATATATATGCTAGTTTCTTATTCGAACCTGattcaatatttttcatttgtgATTATAAACAGATTTGTCAAGCCGGTTATAGATGAATGTCTTCATTATATGAACTAGAAATATTCATTAATGATAAGATGTAAGCATACGTTTATTTGGTTAAGGTAATAAATGGatcaatatatataatgtatatgtatatatatatatatatatatatatatatatatatatatatatatatatatatgtgtgtgtgtgtgtgtgtgtgtgtgtgtatatgtgtgtgtatgcaggtgtatataaacaaatacacacacacacacacatatatatatatatatatatatatatatatatatatatacatatatatatatatatatatatatatatatatatatatatatatatatagcgttataCTTCTGCCCATCGTTCATTACTATTTTCAATCATACATTATAACACCCACTATTCAATTTGGctgattttaattttcaattaaaaatatatacagtagagaagATAGTGATTTGAACCACTTACTTTATATTAGTCTCCAGGTCTTTGGGGAAATCATTCGGTtcagaataaatatattctacctTTAGTATCAAGTGCATATTTCGGTTTAACACTTTAAAATTCTTATTGTAGGCACTGTTGCTACAGGAGACAGAAAACGAATGCTATAAACCAATATATGTCTTCGATATCATATAATTACTCCTTATAACCTTATTCCTGCCCTATGAAAGCATTAATGATCATGTTTAACTATCAGCTGTAGATTATATTTTTGGTTTTCAATTGTGGATATCGTAAAATGTACTTTTACAAGCTCTAACTTATAATAGGGCCGAAAAACTTTGTCTCTTGCATGAAACAAGAGAAATGTTACATCTACTTTGGCGTATCAAATTTCAGTATAGAAAAGTTCTAATGTACAGGTAATAAAAAGTTTGAAGTTACTTTACTCGATATATTGTAATCTCTGGACACCTCTAATCAAGTTCAAGCTTAATTTTTCAACTTCATTTCAGTATTACTGATTACATTGATATCTTGTATGCTAATGTGAAAATCTATTTTCTCCTCATAGCCATTAAATTTCGTTGcgtaaaactttttaaaaaataaacatgaattttAATCTTCATAAATACTTTCAATTATATTAAAATAGCAAATTCAAATATAGAATCGACTCTGGAGTTAATTCCTACCATACAAATGCTTGAAGAAATACCTGTTTTTTGGAGGGatgatttacatatacatgtatatatatatatatatatatatatatatatatatatatatatatatatatatatatatatatatatatatatatatatacatatatatatatatatatatatatataaatatgtatatatatatatatatatatatatatatatatatatatatatatttatatatatatatatataaaacttcatagGTGCTTTCCACTACATTAAAACCAAAAATCAATATATAGTAAACATTATGGAAATAATACCCACCACGTAAATGCCTGAAGAAATACCTGATTTCTTGAACAATCTATATGAAAATAACTTCAATTTTAAGTTTCAGAAGAACTTTTAAATACATTAAAACAGTAAATTCAAATTTAGGAAAGCTATGAAAATAATTCCTACGATGGAaaggcctaaatatatatatattttctataagtaCTTGTCAATACATTAACACTGTAAACTCAAATTTGTAAAAGCTATAAAAGTGAATCACACCATgcaaatgcctatatatatatatatatatatatatatatatatatatatatatatatatatatatatatatatatatatatatatatatatatatatatatatatatatacatatatatttaaatattttaaacttATACAAAAAGACTCTTATATTAATCTTCATAAGTACTTATCAGTACATTAAATCAGTATACTAAAATTtcgaaaaattatgaaaataattcccACTATGCAAATACCATAAGAAATACCTGTTTTGGGGGATAATTCTGATCCACATTATTGAGTCTTCCGAAGCTCCGTGAGGTCTCCTCTGCTTTCCATTCGCTGGAAGCTTCATGACGTCACATCTTTCACGAAGGCAGGGACGTTATAGGGAAGAATAATTTACAAGGACGAAACGCTCTCACTTTGGCCATGTATATAAGTAACTCGCTCCTCTGTTCAGGTCATCAGTTTCTGTCTGTCTTCCACCCACAATCATGACTTTTAAGGTAAAGGAAATTGGAGTTACTTCCTTTTCTTATAGTCACTATGAAATCACTGAGTAATGATAAAACTTATCTTGCCATTTCAAGTATTATATTCTATATGGAAATATTACaaactttacttttttatttagaatattccCAATTGCTTAAATTCCTTTCCCTATCCTAATTTAAGGTATAGAAAAATGAGATAACTTCACTAGGATTCCATGAAAATATCTATATAGAATTTATCATAAGGATTTCAAAGACCTTTAAATTCCACGAGGAATGATATTTATTTGAAGATCTGTGAAAATTTGGGGAATTATATTTCTTTACATAGAATTTGTTCTTTTCTTTTGCAAActgaaatcaatattaaaatttcagAAAATTGGGTAAAATATTGTTCTCTGAATAGTCTATACACATATCTTCTGGTGTTAAGTAGAATATGAAAGCTTTTGGATAAATGTAAACTGATTTATGATTTCTGGAAAATTGTAGTAATGAAGATTTGTAAAATTTCAGAAGTgaaacacacacaaactctctctctctctctctctctctctctctctctctctctctctctctctctctctctctctctctctctctctctttaggcatcactgaaaaatgaaaatgttttttgCACAGAACTTTCATTAAAGAAACACTTTCCAGGTAGTAATTCTGTCAGCCATTGCTGTGGCCTCTATGGTTGCTGACTCAGTCCACGCTCCTGCTCCATCTTACAATGCTCCTGCTCCTACCTACAATGCTCCAGCTCCATCCTACAGCGCACCTTCTCCATCATATGGTGCTCCAGCTGCTACGGTAAGACCTTCTTGCATCTTTATAACCATAGTTTATAGTATATAGACCTATACATTAAAATCATTCACTAAAACTATAAATCCTAAGCTAATGTAAATATCCTACCAGGGACCAGCTCagtacgacttcaactacgccgtgAAGGACGACTATTCCAgcaacgacttcggccaccaggaaTCCCGCGACGGCTACAACACCCAGGGATCCTACTTCGTGCAGCTTCCCGACGGTCGTCTCCAGAGAGTCACTTACACCGTCGACGGAGACTCGGGATACGTGGCCCAAGTCACCTACGAGGGAGAGGCGCAGTATCCCCAGCAGTCCCAGGGATACCAACCTGCTCCTAAAGTAGGATACGCCTAAGGAGGAATACTGTAATCTGGATCTGTACAGTATATTCAAGCGGATGATTTGGACTTTCtctatatttataatgtatttaaATGAAGTTGTATATTAATAAAGATTGAACTACATACAATAATGTATTTAACATCTCTACTTTTACCTTATTTTAGCTATCATATGACAttcttgcacatatatatatatatatatatatatatatatatacatatatatatatatatatatatatatatatatatatatatatataaatatatatatatatatatatatatacacacacacacatatatatatatatatatatatatatatatatatatatatatatatatatatatatatatttatatacagcatgTCTGTAGGGGAATTGAATGATGTTAAAATTATAATCTGATGTATAACAGCTTATTGGTTTActtcatatatattcttacatactgTAATATAAATGTTTAATGAATGAAATTTGTTATATCTCTAGATATCAAAACTTAAAAATTGCCAAATCAGAATATGAATGTTATTTTCTAAGCTTTTCTCGATTACCCTAAAAGGCATCTGGATATAATCAAGGGAAACTAAAACACATatacattctcacacacacacacacacacacatatatatatatatatatatatatatatatatatatatatatatgtatatatatacatgtatatatatatatatatatatatatatatatatatatatatatatatatatatacatatatatatatatatatatatgtatatatatatatatatatatatatatatatatatatatatatatatatatatatatatatatatatatatatatatatatatatacatatatgtgtgtatatatacctacatatacaatatatatatatatatatatatatatatatatatatatatatatatataaatatatatatatatatatatatatatataaatatatatatatatatatatatatatatatatatatatatacacgcccagagtttttttttcttatcagtttCCTTTCTTCTCCCCTCAACGATATTTACTTAACACTGTAGTATTTAAAAACTAATTATACGTTGCTAAAATGTAAAACATTGTTCATTTCCATACATTATTTATTGTATgaacaataatagaaaatattacaaTAGTGGTAATATAAAGTTTTCATTTGATCACTTatgtaatatttctattatttgtgATACAAGAAAAACAATCAGCTTCAGTAAAAGTAATATGATGAAAATATGTTCCCAAGGTTAATCGTTCTGGCATTTTTTCTCAAGAGATAAAGTCAAAGTAACTTGTttcgaaatacataaaatataGCCATTTTCAACGTTTACCTCTATAAGCTGTTCACATGGAAAATAGTGTAACTAAGCCATTAAGGAAATTAAAATAAGTATCGATATATAGGAAATAGGTCATAAGATTATGTCCTATTTTCAATAGAAAAAGTAAAACTTACTAgttttgaaatacatgaaaatgtaGAAACCATAAACTTTTACCTCCAAAAACTATTCACATGGAAAATAGTGTTCCTAATTaaggaaattataataaaataaagtatCGATATATAAGAAATAGGTCATAAGATTATGtcctatttttaataaaaaaaaaaaaaagtcaaacttaCTAGTTTCGAAATACATGAAAATGTAGAAATCATAAACTTTCACCTCCGAAAACTATTCACATGGAAAATAGTGTCCCTAATTgggaaaattattatataataaagtataaatatatatataaaaaaaagatttaaaagaaaaagacaaacttaataatttcaaaatacatGAAAATGTAAAAACCATAAACTTTTACCTCCGAAAACGATCTACATGGAAAATAGTGTACCTAATTAgggaaattattatataataaagtatcattatataaaaaaataggtcATAATATTACGTCATATTTTCAAACCGACAGTTCACCAATCATCAATTTCTCTACTTTCAACTGAACCACATCTGGGAATTGGATGTTATCGTCATCAAAGTCAATCTCAATCGGTCTCACAatttacaaaaaatagaaatagattaattttatcggaaaaatattgaaatttatattaatcCTCATAACCtaaggctaaaaaaaaaattaaacaatgaaaatatac
The DNA window shown above is from Palaemon carinicauda isolate YSFRI2023 chromosome 37, ASM3689809v2, whole genome shotgun sequence and carries:
- the LOC137629802 gene encoding cuticle protein 21-like, with product MTFKVVILSAIAVASMVADSVHAPAPSYNAPAPTYNAPAPSYSAPSPSYGAPAATGPAQYDFNYAVKDDYSSNDFGHQESRDGYNTQGSYFVQLPDGRLQRVTYTVDGDSGYVAQVTYEGEAQYPQQSQGYQPAPKVLLVAALAIASVAADLAPSYHAPAPSYHAPAPAGPAQYDFNYAVKDNYSKNDFGHQETRNGYDTKGTYYVQLPDGRLQKVTYYVNGDSGYVAEVSYQGEAYYQQPAPKVGYA